A stretch of the Desulfobacter sp. genome encodes the following:
- a CDS encoding heavy-metal-associated domain-containing protein, with amino-acid sequence MKKMYLLILSGALMLLAAAVVAAQNPPTQRAVFKVENLTCGACFSKINQALGPLDGFSGMGANLLRNRVAVDFAAPLTPEKIGSAITRLGYPAALDTVDMIGEKETFAHMQSRRKATGYDNGCCGGGAAPAAAQCPGGGQAGSGLPQAGAPTPKTKDI; translated from the coding sequence ATGAAAAAAATGTATCTGCTTATCCTGTCAGGGGCATTGATGCTCCTGGCTGCTGCTGTGGTCGCTGCCCAGAATCCCCCTACCCAGAGGGCGGTTTTTAAAGTAGAAAATCTCACCTGCGGCGCCTGTTTTTCAAAGATTAACCAAGCACTGGGGCCTCTGGATGGATTTTCCGGCATGGGAGCCAACCTGCTGCGCAACAGGGTTGCCGTGGATTTTGCAGCGCCCCTTACCCCGGAAAAAATAGGGTCGGCCATTACCCGTCTGGGCTATCCCGCCGCCCTTGATACCGTGGATATGATTGGAGAAAAAGAGACCTTTGCCCATATGCAGTCCCGGCGAAAGGCAACCGGTTATGACAACGGGTGCTGCGGCGGCGGTGCTGCCCCTGCTGCCGCCCAGTGCCCTGGCGGCGGACAAGCCGGTTCCGGCCTTCCCCAGGCAGGCGCTCCCACCCCAAAAACCAAGGATATCTAA
- a CDS encoding GNAT family N-acetyltransferase — translation MNYTNQIEIDEFSMKYEDDILNLIVNIQQKEFGIDITAADQPDLCNIKGFYQVNKGNFWVALFNKKMVGTVSLLDIGHKQAALRKMFVNKRYRGNKYQVAQALLHTLLNWAQSNGIREIYLGTTPKFLAAHSFYGKNGFNEIAKRYLPSSFPIMKVDNKFYKYEL, via the coding sequence ATGAATTATACAAATCAAATCGAGATAGATGAATTTTCTATGAAATATGAGGACGATATACTGAACCTTATTGTTAATATACAACAAAAGGAATTTGGTATTGACATCACTGCGGCAGATCAGCCTGACCTCTGCAATATTAAAGGCTTTTACCAAGTAAACAAAGGTAATTTCTGGGTTGCTTTATTCAACAAAAAAATGGTTGGTACTGTAAGCTTACTTGATATTGGTCATAAGCAAGCCGCTTTAAGAAAAATGTTTGTCAACAAGAGATATAGAGGAAATAAATATCAAGTTGCGCAGGCACTTTTGCACACACTTTTAAATTGGGCACAATCAAATGGAATCAGAGAAATTTATTTAGGCACAACACCAAAATTTTTGGCTGCCCATAGTTTCTATGGGAAAAATGGTTTTAATGAAATAGCCAAAAGATATTTACCAAGCTCTTTTCCAATAATGAAAGTAGATAATAAGTTTTATAAATATGAACTATAA
- a CDS encoding DUF2318 domain-containing protein has protein sequence MIRTLTLFALAVFMSASSAHAWFGGGKFKDLAPENGMISIPVDKISDGKAHYFKIKSDKGVMVAFFVVKSQDGIIRAAVDACDVCYRAGKGYIQEGNVMICENCGMRFATDRINEVKGGCNPTHLDRVVDGDRLKISMDEINANAWLCKFK, from the coding sequence ATGATAAGAACTTTAACTCTGTTTGCCCTGGCCGTCTTTATGTCGGCATCCTCTGCCCATGCCTGGTTCGGTGGAGGCAAATTTAAGGATCTGGCGCCTGAAAACGGTATGATTTCTATTCCTGTGGACAAAATATCTGACGGCAAGGCCCACTATTTTAAAATCAAGTCTGACAAGGGGGTGATGGTGGCGTTTTTTGTGGTCAAAAGCCAGGACGGTATTATCCGGGCTGCTGTGGATGCCTGTGACGTGTGTTACAGGGCAGGAAAGGGCTATATTCAGGAGGGCAATGTAATGATCTGTGAAAACTGCGGTATGCGTTTTGCCACAGACCGGATCAATGAGGTCAAAGGCGGATGCAATCCAACCCACCTGGACAGGGTTGTGGATGGTGACCGTCTTAAGATTTCCATGGATGAGATCAATGCCAATGCCTGGCTCTGTAAATTTAAATAA